A window of Candidatus Binataceae bacterium genomic DNA:
CTTACCATTCGCTATCCTGCCGACACGCGGCACTCGGTGCAGGTCGCCGACGAGATCTCGCGCCGCGCGCTCGACGCCATCGCGCAGGATCCCGCGCTCGCGCTGGCCATGCCCGGGACGCCAAACCTGATGCCGATGGCATCGTCTGAGCCGGCCGCTGCCGAGGCTGCAGAGCCGCAAAACGGACACGACGCCGCGCCCGAGGCCCGCGGCGACTCCGCGATGATACCCGCGGGAGCCGAAGTGGTGGTCGAGCATCCGTCAGACGCGCCTGCTTCGCGGCCGTCCACGCAGAACAAGGGTTAGCCGGCCGGTGGCGGGACCTCGTCGTCGTCGGGCGCGCGGGCCAGCGCGCGCGCGATAAGCCACAGCCCGCAAGCCAGCAGCGCTGCGGACACGGCCGCGCCCGCGGCGCGCGGAATTCCGAGCGCCGGAAGCATCCACCACCAAAGGTTGACGATTTTCAGCGTGCGCGAGCTTTCGACGCTGGTCGCGAGCGGCGCAGTGCCCGCCTGATGCACGAACGTGGCGACCTGATCTGCGTTGCGATATGCGTCCGCGCTCTCGCGCCACACGGCGCCCCAGACGCGAAACATCGGTGCGTAGCCGAAATTCAATCAGCGTCGGCGCGTTGACGACAGACCCGCCGACCGTCAGTGCGACCAGTAGCCACCGCCTCCGCCGCTCGAGCAGCACGGTCAGCGCCATCAATCCCGGCACCGCCGGCAACAGCAGGCGCGGGCCCCACGACCAGGGCTCATCCCAGGAGAGCCAGAGCGTGTGCTCTGCCAGGTAGGCGCCGGCCACGGCGAGAATAAGCGCTTGTTTGCCGAGGCCGCTGGCGTGCGCTGCTCTGGATGGTGCTCTTCGGCGGCATCATCGGCGTCTTGACGCTGAGCGGAGAAGGTGTGGCGAGTTTTTCGTTCCTGAGATCGATTGCTCTGATCGCTCACCGCATCAGATCTGATCGCTCACCGCGTCCTCGCGCATGGTCGGCTTGGGCCGCTTCTCGATCGGCAGCCACTGGCGGATCTTCTCGCCGACATAGACCTGGCGCGGGCGCGCGATCTTCTGCTCCGAATCGCGCACCATCTCGGCCCACTGCGCCATCCATCCCGAGGTCCGCGGAATCGCGAACAGCACCGGGAACATGGTCATCGGGAATCCCATCGCCTGGTAAATGATGCCGGTGTAGAAATCGACGTTGGGATAGAGGCGATGCGAAACGAAGTATTCGTCCTCGAGCCCGATCTTCTCGAGCTCGAGCGCGATATCGATAAGCGGATTGCGCCCGGTGACTTCGAAGACCTCGTAGGCGAGACGCTTCACGATCCTGGCCCGCGGGTCGTAGCTCTTGTACACGCGATGGCCGAAGCCCATCATCTTGCGCTCGCCGCCCTTGACGCTCTTGATGAACTCCGGGATGCGCGCGACCGAGCCGATCTCGGTGAGCATCCGGATCACCGCCTCGTTGGCGCCGCCGTGCAGCGGCCCGTAGAGCGCCGCGGTGGCCGCGGCGACGGCGGAGTAGGGATCGACCTGCGAACTCCCGACCGAGCGCATCGCGTTGGCCGAGCAGTTCTGCTCGTGGTCGGCGTGGAGGATGAACAGGATGTCGAGCGCGCGTTCGAGCGTCGGATTCGGCTTGTAGCGCAGCTCGGTCATCTTGAACAGCATCGAGAGAAAGTTGCCCGCGTAGCTGAGATCGTTGTCGGGATAGACGTAGGGCAGGCCGCGCGTGTGGCGATAGGCCCACGCCGCGAGCGTCGGCAGCTTGCCGATAAGCCGGCGCGTCTGCAGGCGGCGCGACTCCAGGTTCATGATTTCCTTGGCGTCGGGATAGAACGTCGACATCGCGCCGATCGTTCCCACCAGCATCCCCATCGGATGAGCGTCGTAGCGGAAGCCCTGCATGAAGTTCTTCAGGTTCTCATGCACCATCGTGTGGGTCTTGATGTTCTCTTCCCAGGCGCGGTAGTGCTGCTCGTTCGGCAGCTCGCCCTTGACCACCAGGTAGGCGACCTCGAGGTAGTTGCTGTGCTCGGCCAGTTCCTCGATCGGGTAGCCGCGATAGCGCAGGATGCCTTTTTCGCCGTCGATAAAGGTCACCTTGCTCCTGCACGAAGCGGTGTTGGTGAAGGCCGGGTCGTAGGACATCAGGCCAAAATCGTCGGGGCTGTTCTTGATGTCGCGCAGACGGGCGGCGCGAATCACGCCGCCTTCCTCGATCGGAATTTCGTACTGCTTGCCGGTGCGGTTGTCGATTATGGAGAGCGTGTCTTTTGCCATGGGTCTTTTTCTCGCTTCGCGTGTGGCTTGCTTACGATCGGCAGTCTTGCCCGATCCGCGGGCCAAGACAAGCTTGGCAATCAACATATATACAGTTAAACGGAAACCCGGCGCTCCGCCCGCCTGCGCGCCCGCAGGCCCGCCCCGCGGGGCGACCGCGCTGGCGCTGCCCGCCGGCGCATGGCACCCTGTTCGATCATGAATTGCGCCGCGATTTCTCCGTGTGCGGTTTGTCTCTCCGACGCCAGGAGCAGGGCACGATGATCGATCGGCTGATGACCGCGCTCTCGATGTTTATCGTCGCGACCATCTCAGCGATGGGCTACGGCGGAATCGTGCTGCTGATGGCGGTCGAGAGCGCGTGCGTGCCGCTGCCCTCGGAAGTTACGATGCCGTTTTCGGGGTACCTGGTCTCGACCGGGCGCTTCGGGCTAAACGCGGTCGCGATCGCCGGGGCTGTGGGATGCCTGCTCGGGTCGTACGTCGCGTACTTCATCGGGGCCAACGGCGGCCGCCGCCTGCTGCTGAAATACGGGCGCTATGTTTTGATCGCGCCGCACGAAGTCGAACTTGCCGACCGCTTTTTCGATCGCTGGGGACCGCACGCGGTCTTCACCAGCCGGCTGTTGCCGGTGGTTCGCACGTTTATCGCGCTCCCCGCCGGAGTTGCGCGGATGCGGCTTGCGCCGTTTACGATCTACACGCTCGTGGGTTCGTACCTCTGGTGCCTCGGACTGGCGTGGGCCGGGATGAAGCTAGGCGAGCAGTGGAAGAATCTCGGCCCGTACTTCCATCGCTTCGACGGCGCGATCGCCGTGCTGCTCGCCGTGGGCGCCGCCGCGATGCTCTACAACCGGATCAAGGGGATCGCCGCCGCCCCCGCGCCGGAATAACGTTCCATTCGCCGAGAAGACCTGATTCGTTGCCCCGGTTGTCCTGGGGGCGGGTGAGGGGTCAAGGCGGTTCTGGATCTTTGCGAGAACCGCCTCCTTACCTTCTTCGTGGACCCGCGGCGCGATCTCGAGGAAAGCTGAGATTACGCAGGCGAGCGCGTGCGCGATCGAGATCGCGCGGGCCAATATCTTCCCCGTCTATCGCTGCCAGAGAATTTCCGGCGTTTCGAGCGGGACCGCGAGGTCGCGATACGACGGGACGATCCGCGGCGTATAGTCGGCGGCCGGTCGGTTCGAGGGCGCGTCCGCGGTAAAAACGAACCCGCCGACCGCGCCGACCAGGGCCTCGGCCCGCGTCATCGCCTGGCGAAACGGTACGCCGCCGCCGTTGGAATTCGCGTACAACTCGACCCGCACGGCCTCGGGCTCGATGCCGTTCATATAGACCTGCGCGCGAAACCGATGAAGGTCGCCGGCGGTTTCCACGAAGACCTGGCCGAACTTGAGTTTGCTCCACAGTGGCGCGAGCGAGCGGGTCCATCGTGCAAGCTCCTCGGCCGGCGCGCCCCTGGAC
This region includes:
- a CDS encoding citrate synthase, with protein sequence MAKDTLSIIDNRTGKQYEIPIEEGGVIRAARLRDIKNSPDDFGLMSYDPAFTNTASCRSKVTFIDGEKGILRYRGYPIEELAEHSNYLEVAYLVVKGELPNEQHYRAWEENIKTHTMVHENLKNFMQGFRYDAHPMGMLVGTIGAMSTFYPDAKEIMNLESRRLQTRRLIGKLPTLAAWAYRHTRGLPYVYPDNDLSYAGNFLSMLFKMTELRYKPNPTLERALDILFILHADHEQNCSANAMRSVGSSQVDPYSAVAAATAALYGPLHGGANEAVIRMLTEIGSVARIPEFIKSVKGGERKMMGFGHRVYKSYDPRARIVKRLAYEVFEVTGRNPLIDIALELEKIGLEDEYFVSHRLYPNVDFYTGIIYQAMGFPMTMFPVLFAIPRTSGWMAQWAEMVRDSEQKIARPRQVYVGEKIRQWLPIEKRPKPTMREDAVSDQI
- a CDS encoding DedA family protein, with product MIDRLMTALSMFIVATISAMGYGGIVLLMAVESACVPLPSEVTMPFSGYLVSTGRFGLNAVAIAGAVGCLLGSYVAYFIGANGGRRLLLKYGRYVLIAPHEVELADRFFDRWGPHAVFTSRLLPVVRTFIALPAGVARMRLAPFTIYTLVGSYLWCLGLAWAGMKLGEQWKNLGPYFHRFDGAIAVLLAVGAAAMLYNRIKGIAAAPAPE